The following nucleotide sequence is from Coffea eugenioides isolate CCC68of chromosome 10, Ceug_1.0, whole genome shotgun sequence.
GCTAACTATACTTCTTGATagtaaatattttttgaaataaactACTAGTAGTTAAGAAATACTCTTATGTATCTCTAATTAAGTGGGTTCTAACATAATTTGGCATCTATAAACGTAAAGAATCACATTGGAGCgagaaatgaaaaaagaaataataaacaCAAAGGGGGAAGAAACTGCACACTTTATTAATTAAACATTGCCAGTTGCTACCTTATGTTAGAAATTTGGTACCTATTCATGCAATAGCAATGAATTAATTAAAGAggatttcttttaaatttgatATGAGTGTAGATTGTAGATAAATGTGTTACGCTATGTACATATTGTTTAGCTGGACTTACCTAATGAaagaaattggttacaattcAATGTTCCTTAACATCATGTTggagaaatattattttatctGAATAAATAGTGACCATGAAGTAAAACTGGTATGGTATTGTAAATTAGTATTTCACTAATGTAATGATATTAAATTAGTTCATCAACTGACTTAGTTTCGGTTAGTATAAAATGGGCATGGTTTTAActtttatttggatgtttctaacAGCACAATTAATTATGATGATGTTACATTGTGTGATGATTTTGTTAAGGCTGACATCCCTCCTGATATACCTTTTTTGTTTGTCTTATACAATTATTTGGCCCAGACAAAACTCGTAGATGCATTCAATGAGCCAGTCAGTAAATGGCTCTCCAAACGCTGTTGCTCTCGAAATCAAGGAAAGTCCAACGGTATGCATACATTTAGTAGATAAAATAAAGTCCTTTTTTCGTATCGTAGagctactttttctttaattgtaatGGTGGACACCCGAATGTTGTCGAAGCATGCATATTTTGTAGTTAACATTTAATGCTTTAATGTCATATTATTTTGTATTATCCGAAAGTCCACCGATTGGCTAATCAGGGGCCTCATTGAAGTGTCCCTACAGAATAGATGCACctcaaattttttatattttttaagtaTAACTCCGTCAGAGATATCTTAATGATCTGAAATATCATTTTTGTTATAACGTCTAGTCCAATTTAGCTTTGTAACTGAGCAGTATAGGCATTGCTAATATGTTGTTGATAGTTGAATAGTTATATTATACAAAGTAGGCGGAGCGTGCGGCAATTTCAACACACTGTGATAAGGATgcatatcatgtattttcacCATCATCCTAGGTGATAAATTTTTATCATTACATCACATATTTATAGTATCTTGTTAATTGGATACTTCGACAGCATATATCATTAACCGTATGTTCCATTAATTGTATTGACTGATTTGCCATCGTTACGCGTTTCAGGAAATAAATAACACCTAGGGATTGCGACTAACTGTTGACGTCAACTCCCCTCAATTGCAGGTTGATGAATGATATGTacctacaatttttatgaataCAAAACAATTGGTTGTTCCAAATATCCATCTCCCAAGTTCACCTCATTTACTGATGTTTGTACTTGTCCAGAGAAGATATTGCTCAGTTTCGATCGGTTCCGTATTGTAAGCTTGTTTTAATATATAATCTCTCAATGAATTAGTGCTTGTTGACAGTAACTCTAAAATTACTTCGGACATTAAGTGTCTAGCACCAAATTTGCGGTGTCTAGTACCAGATTTTTTAGACATTAAGTGTCTAGCATCAGATTTTTCAGACATGAAGATGTCTAATACCAGATTTACGGTATTTTTGGATGAACATTTATTAAATGCAGTCATGTTGTCCCTACTAGGGAATGCCGCATATATACGATACAAGAAATTCATAAGTCGTTACAACTTATTGATGTGCTTGTACAGACACCTTGTCATGTTCGTTTATGTTAAAACTTAGATATGtgatttacaattgtattaacGATGAGTATTACAGATAGAATTATAAGAACTTCAATAGATATCACTCCTTTAGTATGAAAAGAAAGTTACAATTGGCATCTGGGATTGGTTCCACACGACCACATGCCAAGTAACAGTTTCACAGAAGAACATGATATTTCGTTGGGACAACTAATTTGAAAGTGGGATAACTAAtatttaaaatgcaacaaatagtCATAACGAGATGTACAGATTGAGTTACAACCAGTTAGGTGTATGTTACAATTCATTACaactaatgaatttgcaatCGGCAGCTTTTCATCTTCTCTAattaaaactagtgatattatAACTAGTGATTTTACAACTAGTGATATTCCTCGATGTTACAACTAGTGATACTACAACTAGTTAACATCCGATgaaccttttcttttctcttgcttGTGCAATTGCCCTTGGCACAAACAATAATTCCTCCATCCGACACATTAAATTTCTTAGGCACTTTATTAAGTGTCTAATGAGAATACAGAGATGATCGTTTCGAACTCCAAAATATTTGATGTAGCGAGACCTTCTTGAGTATCTCATTAAAATAGCGAGATCTtcccaaatatcaagcaaacctGGATGCTTTTAATTGGCTCACAAGAGCTTGATTTTAAACTGAACACTGTATTGATGAGACTGTAATCCCTGTTATAGGGAGgttgaagataaaaaaaatgaatcgaGTACACGAGTCCATTGCCGCTTTAATATAAAGAGAAATTGGAAGTGTGAAGTTGAATAACAATGCAGGCGAAAATGAAAGGGGGACGAACAAACTGGAGTCTGTGTAAGGGATATACGCCTACAAGGAAGGCCTTTTATAGTCCGTAATACCCTttaatatggtaaaatatcagACTCCAATACATATAAGGCCAACTAGTACATCACGGAAGTGGAAACTATAGAGTCACATGCAGCACCTGAACCATGTCGGATCAGAATACTTATGTACAAAGCGTGAAATTTGTAGTGCCAAGAGTCTTGTTTCGTGTTACATCGTGTTGCAAATCAGTTACAAACTTTAGCACAATTTTTTGGGAGACATGTATGAACCCCATACTGTGATGTGTTCGTTGTCCAAATTTAACAACAAGTACACTTATGTACATTTGAAAACTGTTAATTTATACGTTCCATTAACATAAAATAAGGTTAACGTAGTCCTTCTCATCGGACCTGATTCTAGTCTACACCAATTCAAAAGTTACAAGGTACACATAACAATGTATAAATGGGAGAAGATTCAATTTTGTCAAGCTACAGTCACATCTTACTTAATGAAATTCAAGCATTACCAACATCCTACCATGCCCGTCTTGCTTCTTTCAGGTTTGAAAAGCTGTCCAAAAGCTTAGAGTTCTTTGCTGAGGTACACAATCAAGTTGTGTACAGCACTCAATACTTGCCAACATTTTCCTATCCAATTTAAACATAATAGTAATTTTTCATGTCCATGGTAACAACTATTTTCCACAATTTCAGATGTAAATTAggaaaaaaatataagcaaattatAATACCTCTGTAAGCCAAACAGCTAATCTTCTGCTCCAATGCTCTAGGAATGTCATGATGAAAATATCACTATCACAACTGTTCATGTTGACTTCGCATTAGAGAGGTTGGAGTTTATATGTTGTAATAAAATATTTGCAGCTGTAGCAATTAAACATGTGAGAAGTAAAACTATTTACACTTTATTTGGTGAGTGATGAGAGACATCGGCAAGTGCAAACGAGAAACTGGAGAAGTCAATAGCGAGGCCAAACTTTGTCGCCACGATCAACCCCAAGGCACGTTTCTATAGCACCAAAGATTATGTCAAGCAGATTAGAAACACTACAATATAGTCCTCTTCTCTTGTAATGCATTTAGGTGACAGTCCAACATATCAGTCGATTAAGTACACTTATGTCTTTACTCTTTGCTTGATCGCTATTAGGATCTAGCAGGTACATTTGTCTCTGTGAGACATCAAAACTGTAAACAAATCAATGCCCCTCTGTGCATATCGGAACAAGTATCTGAAACGAATGaggtataaaaaaaaaacacagaaaaTGTATGTAACCTGATTCTACATTTTTGGATATTCAACatctaataaaaaaattttgggttaaaGGTGCTAATTGCATGCCCACTCACAATTCGCGGGATCAACCCCTGTATTGTTATTGCGAATCTTGAATAGCTTTTTCAGCTTAGCAGATAAGCTGGCATCAAACTGCTCGtcgaatttttttatttttaaaatttttcctaCAACCAATAACATAGGCGAGTAGAAGACATCAGTAATAGTGTACTGGCTCGTTATACCAATTTAGACATGATGCTGAAAAAATTTAACACATTACAAGATGCAGTCCAAATTTCATACTCACAACTGAGGTTCAACGATGTAGCATTCAAGTAACTAACACCTAACATATATACATAGTCAAGTAACGATGGGTTCAACGATCTAATCTCTCTTTTACATATCAAGTAACTAACACCTAACATGATGtacatttttgtaaactgattgtatCTCATAAATCATCCTGTGTAAGATACTCACAGACAAACAAAGACTGctcatacaagtaaaattacatatatactATAGGGAGATGCATAAATTGATCAAAGGGCTAAATAACTGTTCCAAATTTATGTGTACAATTATACTACCTTTTATAGATATACGCAGTTAAGTAACTAATATATAACATAATGTATATTTTTATAAACTAATTGTACCTCATACATCACTCCGTGTAAGATGCTTATAGATAAATTAGTATTATTCATATAGATAAAGTTATAAACCCACTGGAGCCTACAAGGAGATGCACAAGTGGGCCAAAACATCAATAATCATTTCAAATGTATGCATGTCATTGCACCATGCATATTGCTGTGATGACTAATTGCAATATGCATGTGAGTAAATAACCGCATGTTTAACAATTTCTATGCATCGTATTGATGAATAACATATTGTTCATTCTGATAAATATGGTGTACATCACATACCTTATCTAGGtcaataatcatttcaaagttaTACATACCATTGCAGTACCTTTTACAGATATACACAGTCAAGTAACTAATACCTAACATGATGTACATTTTTataaactgattgtacctcataGATCACCCCGTATAAGGTGCTTATAGGCAAATTAGTATTACTCGTACAAGTAATATTACACATCTACTGCAGCTTGTAAGGAGATGCCCAAGTTGGTCAAGGCACCAATAACCTTTTCAAAGGTATGCATACCATTACACTATCTTTTATAGATATGCACATTCAAGTAACTAATACCTAAAATGACGTACATTTTAGTAAACTAATTGTATTTATACATCACACTGTATAAGGTATTTACAGAcaagtaaaaaaatatttactaAAAATCAGTACAAGTTGTGACTGCAACGGCTAATTGCAATATGCATGTGGACAACTAACTGCATATTCAATAATTTGAACACATTGTATTTGGTCAGTTACACGGTGTACATTATTTCAATCAGATTATACATTTACTAAGTATGTATGTACTTGTCATTCATTGAAATAAACTATCTATCTAATTTAATGCACTCTCGTAAGAATTAATGGTCAATTTCATAGACGATTGTAACAAATAACCATCTAGTAAAAATATCTGATATAAATGTTATTAATGACTAACATGCTATACATTCCAATAAATACGGTGTACATCACATATCTTGTCTAGACAAAATCTTACAAGTTATTCAAAGTTACGACATACTTTAAAAACAATTACAAGTAGTAAAATTTATATCTTGCAACAAGTTACACCATACTTTAAAAGCAATTACGAGTAGGTAAATATCACTGTAATCATGTTATGGAATACCTTTCAATAAGTGTATATTCTTGATGTTGTCAAGCCATCCTAATCCTTGTTTAGGTAGACTTTTCGGATGCTAAAACCTATGACAAAATCATATATGTGAGTAATGGTCGCATAGTGTCACAGTTGTGCACAATAGGTTTCCGATAATATACATGTTGTTAGATGACAGTTACGGTTTATAGTCATAAATGTACGCATTGTGAGTCAGACATTACAGTGTTGTACTCTATATTTCATTCGTGGAATTTACAATAACTCACTTTGCTTATCTTTTATCTTTGTATGTGTCAATCTATTGTGATGTAAGTGCCCATACACAGTCGGTAATACAGTTTAAATTATATGGTGTCACTGCTATCCTGcaacaagaataaaaaaaaagcaaggAACAATTACCTTCACACTCTCCCTATTATTTTATATACCTATAAACATCCTAAGTCATTTAATTCGTCTATTGagtcaaatttacaaacacTTGGCATGCATAAGTTCCCTGTGCATACGTTCTTTAAGTTGGCTCTCAATGTATCTAATTTGTGCTACCCATATGATTTCCTTGCTTAGGAGTTTTCACCAGAGTTCTAATTTCATTACTCATGTCACACTGTCTTAAACAAGTTGTATGAACAAAATCATGCAAGTAAATTCATCCCCCTTCTATCGCAAAACAAGCCAAATAGTGCAATGAGTTTGCAATATTCTTACCTTTGGGGTTTAGTCCAATTCGATTGAATCTATTTCTGCTTCAGATCTCACCAACTTCTGCCTTTTTGCAGcctttatgaaaaatttttgtcCCACAATAGTTACTTCTTGTGTTCCCTCAGTATACTGATTAATGATACTATATTTCTGCAacactttctccaaaatctctcatttgaaaattttcaatttgggGTAGGGATATTATTTTGCTGATACTCTGGAATTGTGAATGAATGTTTACAAGATATGTTTTTGGAGGGAgaccaaaattttatttcatttgaagATTTCAGATGAAGAGTCGTGCCTCATTAATTTGAGCGGAAATTTTTGGAACGGACAGCTGAGGTATTTTAACGGAGTCCGTTAGCCTctcaaatgttttttttttttttctctactCACTTACTAAAACAGCGTCGTTTCCTTTGTTGCTGCCTCCATTATACGTGGCTTGTTGCAGTcctctcattttcttttgtgAGAGGACTACTCAgggaccgtccctgccccaaatcTGCTAAAAAGGAGAGCAGATGAACCAATCCTAGTGTACATCTAACCAAATTGATTTGGCACGTTTGGGGAAATGTGTTGATTGAACAAATATATAAACGTAGCTGTTATCTAACCAAAAACAAGCAAAAAAAGGTTTAGTGGTTCATGAGTTTTAGTATGATGCCAAATCTGACATTGTGCAAAGCTAAACGCAACTCACCATGTTAAGTAATTCAGCATCTGAAAACGTGGATTCTGtcttgggataattttagaaacctccctgagatttctgacaaCTTTATTTGGCACCTTAAACTTTGAAAAATGTCACTTAACTCCTCTATTTTAAACTTTCTATAATATTTAAAACTCATTTCAAACCATGAGAATATCTTTTTGCACCAGATTAAAAATAGTACAAATAAGTTTATATGTCATTTTTAGCTTGTTATATCATTTTACTTTTCGAATCActgatttggaaaaaaattacaaaattaaaaaatatgtaaaaGATTTATAAAACTTCTTAAATTAACTCAAAACATTTTACAGTAAAGAAGATATTATTTTTGTAACTTgcaaaaactttaaaaaaacttccaaatattaacttttgatattttaaaaaaaacataCTGCATTTTGTCTAGTTAGAATAAACCTTCATACCTTtcgtttttgtttttcatttgttatAAATATACTCACCATTTTGGTAATAAAAATTAAGacaacaaaagggaaaatttaGAATGAGATTATATTTATTCtcctcaaatgaattttttaatattacacTTTAAAATAGGTTATAAATGATACAAAAAATCTAAAGTAaggaagacaagtaagatttttttaaaaattctcaAGTCAAACTGTTAGAAATCtgaggggaggtttctaaaattatcccttttaattttttttggatacCCATTTCTCACCTTCACATTGTGCAAAGCTAATCACAACTCACCACGTTGGCAATTCAATGTTGGAAAGTATTGAATTTGCCCTTTTGGATACTCATTTCTCATCTTTTATTAGTTTTGGACACTAAAATTTACTTTTTGGCACTTAGAAAATTTTGCCATTGTTTATATAGTAGTTGTATTACTCAATATTtcaacttgtttttttttttttttggtataatgTATTTTGAGTGAACTCGAGTTTTTCCTCCCATGGGTTGACTGGATTCCTAAAAATTTTCAACCCTGTCAATGACAAAAGTGTCCATAACTAGTAATTCATTTTATGATTTTGGCATGATGGATTGTTACCACTATAGTAAAATCTTGAGAATGAAATTGTATACAGCATGGTATACTGATATCGTTAATTAAGGTAAATCTTCAATTCCTGACTATATTTGAGCAAAGGACTGCTTAACCGCAAATACAAATGAAATCAGGCCAGAATTGTTATAGGGAAAGAAGATTTTTATTTTAGGTCCCCAAATTTTCCTGTGTGCAAGTTTCAATTGAAAGGTTAATATTATGCCACATTATGATTTCGACCTGACTTGATGATTCTCTTGTCCTCTTAGGCccgaaaaagagagaaaaaaaaaaaaaggaatgggCCAGGCTGGATTAGCATATGTGCTaatttttcttgtcttttggtttaaaaaaaaaattaaatttgtcatTCGTTTCAATCTTTTTTTGGATAAAAGCGTGAGAAatatttacttgtttatttttttttataaaagaaaatttcattaaGATTGATTACATCACTGTTCTAATGGCAGGTTAAACATgctttaaaaattacaaatttacAATTTAATAGATACAATAGATCTGAACAGTTGTTCATGTCAACATATCTGAAAAATATAAGAACTTTCACAATTGTCAATGGACATTTATTCGTTTACAGTCCAATAAATATGCCAATGAGGCTCAATAGGGGGCTGGCTAAGGGGGTTGATGATCTTAACTGCTGAGTTTTAGATTCAATTCACATAGACAACAAATTCGTAAGGTAACCTAAACACCTTAGTGTGCATTTGGTTCACAAATTGGAATTGGATGAGAAGGGATTATTTATTCTCGAATTATTCATCCTGAATCGAGTCATCTCTGGATAAGTACTCTTGTGTTTGGTTAGTTTTATGTCAGATTGGATGTTTTACAAAATAATGTCAACTTGCATTTAATTGGAGATAGGATGAGGTggtattatttatttataaactAAAATTACCCTCTTTGATAGACCTACAATTAGGGATATTAATCGACTTTTAGTAAGCCGAAACTCAGTTTTTAGTAGGGGTAAATCCGTCAAAGCATTTAGTAGGGgcaaattaatcaaaatattaattttatcaATAATGggggtaaattagtcaaaattttaGTTATTTCATTAAAATGGGCAAATTAATTCAAAACataaatttttaattagaagGGGCAAATTTGTCGAAAATTTTAGTTATGCCATTAATATGGACAAAAgagtaaaaaaattatttttgttaattgcaTGGGCAAATTAGTCCAAAATTATTGTATATCATTAATATGGACAAATTGtccaaaactcattttttattAGTATCGGTAGAtttgtccaaaactttattttattagtAGGAATAAATAAATCCAAATTGTCATCATACTGCCTGCTTCCTCATCCCGAAATAATTCATACAACCTTCCTCGATAAATTATTTTATCCCCCGTACAGGGGATTAATTCGTGGAATGTATCATCCCTtctataaaatatcaaatatggaATGACATAGAATTAATAATCCAATCCCGTGTCATTTCATGAGTGAAACGATCCCTCTGGGGGAGCAGGGGCTTTACAAGTCCATTTTCTCTACCTACACTGGTGAAGATAGGGATGAAGAGTTTATCCATCTTCATCTTCTGGGGGGACAAGTATTACGTGTCACTATCATCGTTCGGCCTCATAGGGTCATTGAACTTATCTGCCCAGCGGTGAAATTGTTGTCCAACATATGCTTCATGCATTCTCACGGACAAGGATCAAATTCCTTTCAGCCAAAAGCCAAATAGCAAATCTAGTCTTTCAACTTCTTGACTCAGTCCGATTTAACAGCTAATTTCTGTTTATCAATAAATATTTAGTTCAGTTAATTTAATGATTGTGGCCATTATCTTCTCGGTTACTTGTAACTGGCTattcagtttttcttttctgaatTATAAGGCTGGTTGAAACATACCTTTTCTTCTGATTCCAACTTTCAACTTATTATTTGTTAGAACAAAAACACTGATCTCCATGGAAGTTGGAGGAGAACTATCAGTATTTCTGATAATTATAGAGCAAAATTTTGATTACATTTTAAATATCTGTTCCTAGCACACAAAAAAGAATAGCACAAGCAATGACCATAGATCTTTTTTAACATAAAGGATTGACATTATCTACACTGGCATGTTTAATACAAGTATAAACCATTAATTCGGTCGAGACTGTTACTACCGAGTAACCATTATCTAACAAGTAGTTGAGTAGCTTTGCTGATATCATAGGGCTTACCAAGGAGCTTCCATATCGCCAGTGGAAACACTGACCTTGCAGGATGAACATGAGTAGGAAAGTTTCCTGGCTTAGATCCTCTCAGTCATCAAAACAGGATTCCTTGTTGAGAGTATCAGAACAATTGAACTTACTGTCATCCAAGAAATAGCAGCAGGAATGTCCCAAAATGAATATATGTTGAGGCGTCTCTTCAACTCAAGAACAATTAAGGAATATGAGACAGTCTTCATGCTAATAGGGAAAAATTCAGTTGCTTGTTTTGACCATTCTTTGGTCTTGTTCCATATCTAAGAATAAGATATGAGACTGTTCTCATTCAAAGCACAAGTTAAAAGGCAGATGCATCCAGGTTCGTTGAAAGTATAAGCAAATGCAATAGCAACTCCTCCACTTCAAAATATGTGTATGCTTAATAGATTCTCGGTAAAAGGATACCTTTGTTGAAAGCTTCCTCGACAAATTTTGATGTCAAAGGGGAAATCAAAGGGTACTCAGTGATTTTTCCAAGGGTGCAAAAACGCACGTTGCTCCATGCTTCTGTTCTACTTACAACCTGCTCTTCCAATTTACACCCCAAAAAGTGCTATCATAGGTAAACTTGATCTTGCGTCTCCAGGGTCAATAATCTCAACAATGAATAGATATCCTCACCACCTTGGTGAAATGTTTCGTTTGTTTCAAAAGCATATACGTTGCCTCCAAATCCAACCCAACTAGAATCAAACACTTCATATTTCTGCTTCATAAACCTCCTTACTCTAACTAGGCTTTCCCATCTACCATTGTGCTCGTACACTTGAGCCAACACTGAACAAGACAATAATGACTctattttcaaatcaatcattCTCTCTGCAACTTTTTCAACAAGTTTCAAATCTCCATAAATTCTACAAGCACAAAGTATTGATTCCCACATCAGAGCATTGGGTGGATGGGGCATAACTTCCATTATAGCTATTGCTTCTTTAAGTTTACCTGCTCGACTCATCAAGTCCACAACACAAGCATAATGTTCATCCCTGGGTGCAATTCCATAATCCTTTTccattaaagaaaatatagcCATTCCTTCTTCAAGCAATCCACCGTATCTGCATGCCAATAGAGCACCAGAAAATGTAATCTTATCTGGCACTAGTCCCCTAGATTTTAGTTGCTTGAAAAGGCCAATAGattcaagaaattttccatTATGAGCCAATCCCATTATTACAGTATTCCAAGCTATTAGATCTTTCACAACCATGGTAGCAAAGATCCCCAGGGCAGCATCAACTAATCCAAATCTAAAGTACATGTCTACAAGTGAACTGGAAACAATAGAATCTGATTCAAACCCTGATTTGATCACTAAAGAATGGACTTGACTTCCCTGCTCCAACGCTAAGAAGGCTGAAGCACAATTGAGAACAGAGCTAAGAGTGAACTCAGTTGGCCTAATATTCTCCCTTATTGAAACGACAAAAATCCCAAATGCTTTCCCTTCTACACCATGCTGTGAATAGGCTGAAATCATGGAATTGCAAAGAGCTGAATCCCAAATACTAGATTC
It contains:
- the LOC113749875 gene encoding pentatricopeptide repeat-containing protein At1g43980, mitochondrial produces the protein MYLLLQRLCRHRSIHTYSLSFYTKLIDQCLRWKRPNFAKSIHAQLIKLGFNGTFLGNRCVDMYSKVGLFNYALKVFGDIADRNVYSWNICLKTYAQHGDFEKARLIFDKMPERDVVSWNSMISGYVSCGFSEQALELFLDMQKNGVRPSGFTFSILISSVECVFAGKQIHCSMLRNGVGFSNVVVGNSLIDMYGKVGVVEYALSVFWSMKEVDVISWNSLISACCKSGYEELAIDVFCWMRYQGYAPDEFTVSRVISACSGSRNLEKGKPILCLCIKMGFFSNTILLSAAIDYLSKCNRMEDSVHIFEESSIWDSALCNSMISAYSQHGVEGKAFGIFVVSIRENIRPTEFTLSSVLNCASAFLALEQGSQVHSLVIKSGFESDSIVSSSLVDMYFRFGLVDAALGIFATMVVKDLIAWNTVIMGLAHNGKFLESIGLFKQLKSRGLVPDKITFSGALLACRYGGLLEEGMAIFSLMEKDYGIAPRDEHYACVVDLMSRAGKLKEAIAIMEVMPHPPNALMWESILCACRIYGDLKLVEKVAERMIDLKIESLLSCSVLAQVYEHNGRWESLVRVRRFMKQKYEVFDSSWVGFGGNVYAFETNETFHQGGEDIYSLLRLLTLETQDQVYL